In Amyelois transitella isolate CPQ chromosome 3, ilAmyTran1.1, whole genome shotgun sequence, a single genomic region encodes these proteins:
- the LOC106140091 gene encoding 5'-deoxynucleotidase HDDC2 — protein sequence MALPVENTKILEFLELVGRLKHVKRTGWVICDINECESIAGHMYRMGMMTFLLTDQNNTTNLDRFKCLQIALVHDLAECIVGDITPHCGVSPEEKHRQEDEAMKKIAELTGMAGDRMYELYKEYEFQSSPEAQFAKDLDRYDMILQAFEYEKREKAPRKLQEFFTATEGKFKHPFIQGLVKELYKQREEFESKVMVNGNA from the exons ATGGCTTTACCTGTGGAAAATACGAAAATCTTAGAGTTTTTAGAACTAGTTGGCCGTCTAAAA cATGTCAAAAGAACTGGATGGGTGATCTGTGATATAAATGAATGTGAATCAATTGCTGGACACATGTACAGAATGGGAATGATGACATTCTTGTTAACAGACCAAAATAACACCACAAACTTGGACCGCTTCAAGTGCCTCCAAATAG caCTAGTCCATGATTTAGCTGAGTGCATTGTTGGTGACATAACACCACATTGTGGTGTATCACCTGAGGAGAAACACCGGCAAGAAGATGAGGCCATGAAGAAAATTGCAGAACTTACAGGAATGGCTGGCGACAGAATGTATGAACTATATAAG gAGTATGAATTTCAAAGTTCACCTGAAGCACAATTCGCCAAAGACTTAGATCGTTACGACATGATACTGCAAGCCTTTGAATATGAAAAACGTGAGAAGGCGCCAAGAAAGTTGCAAGAATTCTTTACAGCGACAGAAGGCAAATTTAAGCATCCATTCATCCAAGGCTTAGTTAAGGAACTCTATAAGCAAAGGGAAGAGTTTGAAAGCAAAGTAATGGTTAATGGTAACGCATAA
- the LOC106140120 gene encoding uncharacterized protein LOC106140120 — protein sequence MDDFSSLEKNIVRELSCRLCLCTDVIKLKPMSGEVKRKIKKLFDIVIRTDDNLPKAICHDCLQQVAAMHLYATKVEKTQKFLDFHRSKTEEKRPSNEPPKETKITAMMAAMAAQNMPDPNKLAKNQAASVPLSPPADYQQGDTKANKQTKLTKKKTPADMKFLEAMPLEEFANTEKVDKSLLNSTTNANKPPDKNEDSKKGRKESDNPLVSDTLDPIVLIEGKPAKQGPALDRQITLFYKMECCICHEKGFHFRSLMKHYKERHGVPGYVTCCDKKFHYFYPKKIIEHMAFHLQPNIFMCSSCHQNFQTSQELNEHQSNGGRSEGKIVCPRCSERYPTYHELGWHVITHRSDKSQCDYCGKLLKHHHRKKTINHMEDVILCSQCVRTLKSIEKQEKETKEKVKAKSIDAITLQKYQKFRQAMGMELSADEEASTD from the exons ATGGATGACTTTTCAAGTTTGGAGAAAAACATAGTGCGTGAATTGTCTTGTCGGTTGTGTCTGTGTACGGACGTTATAAAACTGAAGCCTATGAGTGGAGAAGTGAAGAGGAAAATCAAGAAGCTCTTTGACATTGTT ATACGAACAGACGACAATCTACCCAAAGCAATATGTCATGATTGTTTACAACAAGTGGCTGCCATGCATCTTTATGCGACGAAAGTCGAGAAAACACAGAAGTTTCTTGATTTTCACAGATCAAAAACCGAAGAGAAACGACCGAGCAATGAACCACCAAAAGAAACTAAAATCACCGCAATGATGGCAGCGATGGCTGCACAAAACATGCCTGACCCAAATAAACTGGCAAAAAATCAAGCAGCTAGTGTTCCCTTATCACCTCCGGCTGATTATCAACAAGGCGACACGAAagctaacaaacaaacaaagcttacaaaaaagaaaactccAGCTGATATGAAATTTTTAGAAGCTATGCCATTAGAAGAATTTGCGAATACGGAAAAAGTAGATAAGTCGTTACTCAATAGTACAACCAACGCTAATAAGCCACCAGACAAGAACGAGGATAGTAAAAAGGGTAGAAAAGAATCTGATAATCCATTAGTAAGTGACACTCTGGATCCTATAGTTCTCATAGAAGGAAAGCCGGCTAAACAAGGCCCCGCGCTTGACCGACAGATAACGCTGTTCTACAAAATGGAGTGTTGTATATGCCACGAAAAGGGTTTCCACTTTAGGTCTCTCATGAAGCACTACAAAGAACGCCATGGAGTTCCCGGTTACGTCACGTGTTGTGATAaaaaattccattatttttaccCTAAGAAGATTATCGAACATATGGCATTCCACTTGCAGCctaacatttttat GTGTTCCAGTTGTCATCAAAACTTCCAAACATCGCAAGAACTAAACGAGCACCAAAGTAACGGCGGTCGTTCCGAAGGCAAGATCGTCTGTCCTCGGTGCTCGGAACGATACCCCACATACCACGAGCTGGGGTGGCACGTCATCACACACCGCTCGGACAAGTCGCAATGCGATTATTGTGGAAAACT gCTAAAGCATCATCACAGGAAGAAGACAATAAACCACATGGAAGACGTAATATTGTGTTCCCAATGTGTGCGAACATTGAAAAGCATAGAGAAGCAAGAGAAAGAAACG AAAGAAAAAGTGAAGGCAAAGAGCATAGACGCCATTACTCTACAGAAATACCAAAAGTTCAGACAAGCCATGGGAATGGAGCTTTCAGCCGACGAAGAGGCAtccacagattaa
- the LOC106140102 gene encoding lipase member H: MENCAGIILLLFLIWTGVRTIDWEAPVPYDPVWLASVQQYAPAPSLNETRFWWVTEEDVEFWLYTRQKPQALKINDTQALQNSYFHFNKKVKLLCHGWSNNGTSPMPHSLKEAYLNVTDLNIIVVEWGKAAMVNYILASYNVAMVGRVVTEFINFLIGEGVSADDMHLIGHSLGAHVVGIAGAYVKNGPIDTITGLDPALPLFSYGNKDARLDKHDARFVEVIHTCGGYLGFASPLGHIDFYPNGGTRQPGCGYDIRGLCAHNRAHMYIAESITSDVPFVAVRCESYDEIYYQGSCQGTGETLIMGGLLIHYGKEGIYYLRTNAEKPFAIRDPA, from the exons ATGGAAAACTGTGCTGGAataattttgttgttgtttctTATTTGGACAG gcgTAAGGACGATAGACTGGGAGGCACCGGTGCCTTACGATCCGGTGTGGCTGGCTAGTGTGCAGCAGTATGCTCCTGCACCTTCTCTCAATGAGACCAGGTTTTGGTGGGTCACAGAGGAGGATGTCGAATTTTGGCTATATACAAGGCAG AAACCTcaagcattaaaaataaatgatacccAGGCACTACAAAATTCATACTttcattttaacaaaaaagtaaaattattgtgCCATGGTTGGTCAAATAATGGGACGAGTCCTATGCCACACTCTCTCAAAGaag CTTATCTCAATGTGACCGATCTGAACATAATTGTAGTAGAATGGGGTAAAGCAGCAATGGTCAACTATATTCTGGCCAGTTACAATGTTGCCATGGTCGGTAGAGTTGTTACTGAgttcattaactttttaattggtgAAGGAGTTTCTGCAGATGACATGCACCTTATTGGGCACAGTCTTGGTGCTCATGTTGTGGGGATAGCTGGAGCTTACGTGAAGAACGGTCCGATCGATACGATtacag GACTAGATCCAGCTCTTCCCCTTTTTAGCTACGGCAACAAGGACGCCCGGCTTGACAAACACGACGCTCGTTTCGTGGAAGTCATTCATACCTGCGGTGGCTATCTCGGTTTTGCTTCGCCTTTGGGGCACATAGACTTTTATCCTAATGGAGGTACGAGGCAGCCAGGATGCGGGTATGACATTAGAG GGCTCTGCGCTCACAACCGGGCACACATGTACATCGCCGAGTCAATAACGTCTGATGTCCCGTTTGTGGCCGTCCGGTGCGAGAGCTACGACGAGATCTACTACCAGGGCTCCTGCCAGGGCACTGGGGAAACCCTCATCATGGGTGGACTGCTCATACATTACGG GAAAGAAGGAATTTATTACCTTAGGACGAACGCAGAGAAGCCGTTTGCTATAAGGGACCCCGCGTGA
- the LOC106140169 gene encoding methionine aminopeptidase 1D, mitochondrial isoform X2: MPEIKDVNQIRGMKRSCKLASNILGQVQKYVQPGVTTDDIDKLVHDLTIEAGAYPSPLHYQGFPKSVCTSVNNVAVHGIPDLRPLQDGDIVNVDITVFYKGFHGDCSKTFLIGSVDDRGLELVGVTEECLEIATRLCAPNVPFSEIGSQIYRHAKRCGLTVLPAFLGHGIGQYFHGPPDIYHIINDYPGSMKPGMTFTIEPVLSHGSENTVILEDGWTVVTDDGSRAAQAEHTVLITDNGAEILTK; this comes from the exons ATGCCTGAAATCAAAGATGTTAATCAAATAAGAGGAATGAAAAGGAGTTGCAAATTAGCTTCTAATATATTGGGACAAGTGCAAAAATATGTACAG CCAGGAGTCACAACAGATGACATAGACAAATTGGTGCATGATTTGACCATAGAAGCTGGTGCGTATCCTTCACCGTTACACTATCAAGGTTTCCCTAAAAGTGTCTGCACATCTGTTAATAATGTAGCAGTCCATGGCATTCCAGATCTAAGGCCCTTACAAGATGGAGACATTGTAAATGTGGATATAACA GTATTTTATAAAGGATTCCATGGAGACTGCTCCAAAACTTTCCTCATTGGGTCTGTTGATGACAGAGGCTTAGAGTTAGTTGGGGTAACAGAAGAATGTTTAGAAATA GCAACAAGATTGTGTGCTCCAAATGTGCCATTTAGTGAAATTGGATCTCAAATATACAGACATGCAAAGAGATGCGGGCTCACTGTACTGCCGGCGTTTCTGGGGCATGGCATCGGCCAGTATTTTCATGGTCCTCCTGATATTTATCACATAA ttaaCGACTACCCTGGATCAATGAAGCCTGGAATGACATTTACCATCGAGCCAGTACTATCTCACGGCAGTGAGAACACAGTTATATTAGAAGATGGGTGGACTGTGGTCACCGACGATGGTTCCAGGGCCGCACAAGCAGAACACACCGTTCTTATAACAGACAATGGGGCGGAAATTctcactaaataa
- the LOC106140169 gene encoding methionine aminopeptidase 1D, mitochondrial isoform X1 — MRIPKPFNPRLQGQIIKRFGVYEKVVPVKTTPSRIVPEHIEKPYYVTRREFTVPKMPEIKDVNQIRGMKRSCKLASNILGQVQKYVQPGVTTDDIDKLVHDLTIEAGAYPSPLHYQGFPKSVCTSVNNVAVHGIPDLRPLQDGDIVNVDITVFYKGFHGDCSKTFLIGSVDDRGLELVGVTEECLEIATRLCAPNVPFSEIGSQIYRHAKRCGLTVLPAFLGHGIGQYFHGPPDIYHIINDYPGSMKPGMTFTIEPVLSHGSENTVILEDGWTVVTDDGSRAAQAEHTVLITDNGAEILTK, encoded by the exons ATGAGAATTCCTAAACCCTTCAACCCTCGTCTGCAAGGACAGATTAT CAAAAGATTTGGTGTGTATGAAAAAGTGGTCCCAGTAAAGACTACACCTAGTAGAATTGTACCAGAACATATTGAGAAGCCCTATTATGTCACCAGAAGAGAGTTCACAGTCCCAAAAATGCCTGAAATCAAAGATGTTAATCAAATAAGAGGAATGAAAAGGAGTTGCAAATTAGCTTCTAATATATTGGGACAAGTGCAAAAATATGTACAG CCAGGAGTCACAACAGATGACATAGACAAATTGGTGCATGATTTGACCATAGAAGCTGGTGCGTATCCTTCACCGTTACACTATCAAGGTTTCCCTAAAAGTGTCTGCACATCTGTTAATAATGTAGCAGTCCATGGCATTCCAGATCTAAGGCCCTTACAAGATGGAGACATTGTAAATGTGGATATAACA GTATTTTATAAAGGATTCCATGGAGACTGCTCCAAAACTTTCCTCATTGGGTCTGTTGATGACAGAGGCTTAGAGTTAGTTGGGGTAACAGAAGAATGTTTAGAAATA GCAACAAGATTGTGTGCTCCAAATGTGCCATTTAGTGAAATTGGATCTCAAATATACAGACATGCAAAGAGATGCGGGCTCACTGTACTGCCGGCGTTTCTGGGGCATGGCATCGGCCAGTATTTTCATGGTCCTCCTGATATTTATCACATAA ttaaCGACTACCCTGGATCAATGAAGCCTGGAATGACATTTACCATCGAGCCAGTACTATCTCACGGCAGTGAGAACACAGTTATATTAGAAGATGGGTGGACTGTGGTCACCGACGATGGTTCCAGGGCCGCACAAGCAGAACACACCGTTCTTATAACAGACAATGGGGCGGAAATTctcactaaataa
- the LOC106140101 gene encoding cyclin-dependent kinase 10: MSQNSEKPSSQDVADPTGPAGRKGVLISFRTGKTMEIPEKDILGRCRFVGEFEKLNRIGEGTYGIVYRAKDKLSNNIVALKKVRMDVEKDGLPLSGLREIQVLMSCMHENIVQLKEVLVGRSLESIFLSMEYCEQDLASLLDNMSSPFTESQVKCLMLQVLKGLKYLHSNFIVHRDLKVSNLLLTDKGCVKIADFGLARWLGAPARCATPRVVTLWYRAPELLLQSPRQTPALDMWAAGCILGELLANKPLLPGRTEIEQLELIVDLLGTPSDAIWPEFSSLPALQNFTLKQQPYNNLKQRFPWLSAAGLRLLNFLFMYDPNKRATAEECLQSSYFKEQPLPCDPKLMPSFPQHRNMKGQQKSSSNQLNIPLSNLNTGANDQTNNLPAISDLLGSLVKKRRLD; this comes from the exons ATGTCACAGA attCTGAAAAACCGTCGAGCCAGGATGTCGCAGATCCAACTGGGCCAGCGGGCAGGAAAGGCGTTCTTATATCATTCAGAACAGGAAAGACTATGGAAATACCGGAGAAAGATATC CTTGGCCGTTGTCGATTTGTAGgagaatttgaaaaattgaACCGCATCGGTGAAGGCACATATGGCATAGTAT ACAGGGCTAAGGACAAACTGAGTAACAACATTGTTGCTCTTAAAAAAGTGAGAATGGATGTAGAAAAAGATGGGTTGCCATTGAGCGGGCTTCGGGAGATCCAAGTGTTGATGTCTTGCATGCATGAGAATATTGTGCAGCTGAAAGAAGTTCTTGTTGGCCGGTCTCTTGAAAG TATTTTCCTGTCCATGGAGTATTGTGAGCAGGACTTGGCATCATTGCTTGACAACATGTCATCTCCTTTCACTGAATCGCAAGTAAAGTGTCTAATGCTGCAAGTGTTGAAGGGACTGAAATATTTACACTCgaattttattgtacatagAGACTTGAAAGTGTCCAATTTATTACTCACAGACAAGGGATGTGTTAAAATAG ctgATTTCGGCCTAGCACGTTGGCTGGGCGCCCCAGCCCGCTGCGCGACTCCCCGCGTGGTGACCCTGTGGTACCGCGCGCCCGAGCTGCTGCTGCAGTCGCCGCGACAGACGCCCGCGCTCGACATGTGGGCCGCGGGCTGCATCCTCGGAGAACTCCTCGCCAACAAGCCGCTGCTGCCAGGTCGCACGGAGATAGAGCAGTTGGAGCTTATTGTAGATCTTCTGG GTACGCCGTCGGACGCCATATGGCCTGAATTCAGTTCGTTGCCAGCGTTACAGAACTTCACACTGAAACAGCAACCCTACAATAATCTAAAGCAACGATTCCCGTGGCTGTCGGCCGCGGGACTAAGActcttaaactttttattcatGTACGACCCGAACAAGCGGGCTACGGCGGAGGAGTGCTTGCAGAGCTCGTACTTTAAGGAGCAACCGTTGC ctTGTGATCCGAAACTCATGCCAAGTTTTCCTCAACACCGCAACATGAAGGGACAACAAAAGAGTTCTTCGAATCAACTAAACATTCCCCTCTCAAACTTAAATACTGGCGCCAATGACCAAACTAACAACCTGCCAGCCATTTCAGACCTTCTGGGGTCGCTAGTCAAGAAAAGGAGGTTAGACTAA
- the LOC106140171 gene encoding protein N-terminal glutamine amidohydrolase, whose protein sequence is MSLNAKFQLNSNENNKKNDKSLKPLFPKREECSHVSCYCEENVWKLCQDASIRIPEELDRCYVVFISNPCRTVPLWKQRAGREEDRLVIWDYHVIFLYSWDCKTCLVYDLDSELPFPTFFHKYVTETFRTDQVLKSDFHRFFRVVPAKQFLQHFASDRRHMKRPDGTWIKPPPSYPAICTSTTIHNLDEYINMDFGTGPGQVFNLTDFVQRFYKINK, encoded by the exons ATGTCGctcaatgcaaaatttcaattgaatagcaatgaaaataataaaaagaacgaTAAATCACTCAAACCATTATTTCCTAAGCGAGAAGAATGTTCACACGTGTCTTGTTAttg TGAAGAAAATGTCTGGAAACTGTGTCAGGATGCCTCTATAAGGATTCCCGAGGAACTGGATAGGTGCTATGTGGTTTTCATATCGAATCCTTGCCGTACAGTGCCTCTGTGGAAACAAAGGGCTGGGCGTGAGGAAGATCGTCTAGTCATTTGG gaCTATCATGTGATATTTCTCTACTCTTGGGATTGCAAGACATGCCTTGTCTATGACTTGGACTCTGAATtgccttttcccactttcttcCATAAATATGTCACAGAAACATTTCGTACGGACCAAGTGTTAAAATCTGATTTTCACAg attttttcGTGTTGTGCCTGCTAAGCAATTTCTGCAGCATTTTGCTTCAGATCGTCGTCATATGAAACGGCCTGATGGCACATGGATCAAACCACCTCCTTCATATCCTGCCATTTGTACTTCAA CTACAATTCACAACCTAGATGAATACATCAACATGGACTTTGGGACGGGCCCAGGCCAGGTGTTCAATCTAACCGACTTTGTACAACGgttctacaaaataaataagtag
- the LOC106140104 gene encoding putative SERF-like protein, with amino-acid sequence MTRGNQRDLARAKNQKKQQEMQKKKNANEKTGLSLSERKHRDAELMREKQRKKEEQSTGQKQAVN; translated from the exons ATGACTC GTGGTAATCAGAGAGATTTGGCACGTGCCAAAAATCAGAAGAAACAGCAGGAAatgcaaaaaaagaaaaatgctaATGAAAAAACTGGACTGTCTCTGTCGGAGAGGAAACATAG GGATGCAGAACTAATGAGAGAAAAACAACGAAAAAAAGAGGAACAATCGACGGGCCAGAAGCAGgctgtaaattaa